AAAACTATGAGACAATTACAAAAACTGGAAATACTTAATTCTTTTATTTTATGGTAGACACTTACCGTAAAAATCATTTTTTTCATTTTTCATAGGAGGAAAATTATGAAAAAAAAGATAATACTAATATTTGTAATACTTTTATTTTTTATGTTGTTTTTTGTAAATTTGAATGCTGAAGAACAACTGCTCGTGTTATATCCTGATTCCAGTGATGTCAATTTATTTAATTTATATGAGATTTTGTATAAAGATCTTACTGAAAACTGGTTAGAACCGTATATGAAAGCGAAAACGGAAATTGAGAAAGCAGAGACAGAAAAGAAACGGGCAGAGCGTGAGTTGAGTAAAGCAAAGTCGGAGAAACAACGAGTCGAACAAGAATTTAAAAAAGCAGAAGCAGAAAAAAAACGGGCAGAGCAGGAATTTGCAAAGGCTCTTATCGAAATTGAGGCTCAAAAAAATATGAAATTGTCTTTAGGTAGTATTAATAATATTCTAAAAAACTACCATACATTAACTTCTAAATTGGATAAAACCGACTGGTCTTTCTTTTTTAAGAATAAAAACATTAAAGATATTTTACAGACATTGGAAAATGATTCGCTTCCGGCTGAGGTTACATCTATTTTTTTAGAATTGAAACTTGATGTAAAAAAGACTGCTTTACAATTAGCTGTTTTACAATATTGTTTTTTTGTACTAAAATGTGAAAAAACATTTGGGGATAAAATAAAAGAAACAGATCAACCTTCAATAATGTCTGAAATAAGAAAAGCAATAAGTATACAGGATTTTAGATTGGTAGAAAAAAATTATTATAATATTGAACGAATTTTAGATGCTGCTAAAGAATAAAATATAGATTTTTTCTAAAACTCTAATTGATCTTTCCCATATAATCTTTAGCTCCATAATGAAAAACTTAAACCTTGTACCTGCCAAAGAGTATCTGGCGGAGCTTATACAAATTTCTCAAAAGTTTTTATCTAATTACGACATATAGCTGTCGCCGTCCTGTGATAATGTATTAGGTATAGATTATTTTTGGACGGATACAGTGCGATGAAAAAATATCTTTTAATATTAAAAGCCTATTTTAAAGGTTCTCTTATGAACTTAATGGAATATAAGTTCA
The DNA window shown above is from Treponema denticola and carries:
- a CDS encoding coiled-coil domain-containing protein, encoding MKKKIILIFVILLFFMLFFVNLNAEEQLLVLYPDSSDVNLFNLYEILYKDLTENWLEPYMKAKTEIEKAETEKKRAERELSKAKSEKQRVEQEFKKAEAEKKRAEQEFAKALIEIEAQKNMKLSLGSINNILKNYHTLTSKLDKTDWSFFFKNKNIKDILQTLENDSLPAEVTSIFLELKLDVKKTALQLAVLQYCFFVLKCEKTFGDKIKETDQPSIMSEIRKAISIQDFRLVEKNYYNIERILDAAKE